In a genomic window of Glaciimonas sp. PCH181:
- a CDS encoding APC family permease — translation MPADFSDNFIEQNATLHRQIDWKGAFWVASGVPALVLFSIGAIAATVGKPSWLVWMLSISFGFIQAFTYAEIAGLFPHKSGGASIYGAIAWVRYSKFIAPISVWCNWFAWSPVLAIGSGLAAGYILNALFGPDAAINLWQLTLLDLSFIKTGLELRINATFILGAVILLTAFGIQHGGIMRSAKATMILGVTALIPLMLIGLVPILTGDIPHANFFPFAPLAHDAAGKVVDGVWGIEGWKLMAGGLFIAGWSTYGFETAVCYTREFKNPKTDTFKAIFYSGLLCIAVFTLVPFAFQGHLGLGQLITPAGVDAAGLATPAIYDGMLAPDIYSGMGVGAALSEMLGGSKLITVVLVIMLVLALMLAIMTSMAGSSRTIYQASVDGWLPRYLSHVNENGAPTSAMWTDLCFNLILLLMSDYVFILAASNVGYIIFNFLNLNAGWIHRIDRPKWDRPYKAPTILLLMGALLGFVNLAMMGMGADIWGEGTLKTGLLFATLIIPVFMFRHFVQDKGVFPQAMLEDMDLGVDGKGRSSNAGILPYVALAAGVAIVYFFHGL, via the coding sequence ATTCCTGCTGATTTTTCCGACAATTTCATTGAACAAAATGCGACCTTGCATCGGCAGATCGATTGGAAAGGCGCGTTTTGGGTTGCCAGCGGCGTTCCGGCGCTGGTCTTATTTTCAATTGGGGCGATTGCGGCGACCGTTGGCAAACCGTCCTGGCTGGTGTGGATGCTATCAATCAGCTTTGGTTTTATTCAGGCTTTCACCTATGCGGAAATTGCAGGATTGTTTCCGCATAAATCGGGTGGCGCATCCATTTATGGCGCGATTGCGTGGGTCCGATATAGTAAGTTTATTGCGCCGATTTCGGTCTGGTGCAACTGGTTTGCGTGGTCGCCGGTGCTGGCGATTGGGTCTGGGCTGGCGGCTGGTTACATCCTCAATGCGCTGTTCGGGCCTGACGCGGCGATCAATCTGTGGCAACTGACGTTGCTGGACTTGAGCTTTATCAAAACGGGTCTGGAATTGCGTATTAATGCGACATTCATCCTTGGTGCGGTGATTTTGCTGACGGCGTTTGGGATTCAGCATGGCGGGATTATGCGTTCGGCTAAGGCGACGATGATTCTGGGCGTGACAGCATTGATTCCGTTGATGTTGATTGGGCTGGTGCCGATCTTGACGGGGGACATTCCGCACGCGAATTTTTTTCCATTTGCACCGCTGGCGCACGATGCCGCTGGCAAAGTGGTTGATGGCGTGTGGGGAATTGAGGGTTGGAAGTTGATGGCTGGGGGCTTGTTTATTGCTGGCTGGTCGACTTACGGATTTGAGACAGCGGTGTGTTATACCCGCGAATTTAAGAATCCTAAGACGGATACGTTTAAGGCTATTTTTTATTCCGGATTGTTGTGTATTGCGGTGTTTACGTTAGTGCCGTTTGCGTTTCAGGGGCATCTTGGATTGGGGCAGTTGATCACTCCAGCGGGGGTTGATGCTGCGGGGTTGGCGACACCGGCTATTTACGATGGGATGCTGGCACCGGATATTTACAGTGGGATGGGAGTCGGGGCGGCTTTGTCGGAGATGTTGGGCGGCAGTAAGTTGATTACGGTTGTGTTGGTGATTATGTTGGTGCTGGCGTTGATGTTGGCGATCATGACGTCGATGGCGGGATCTTCACGGACGATTTATCAGGCGTCTGTAGATGGATGGTTGCCGAGGTATTTGTCGCACGTTAATGAGAACGGTGCCCCGACCAGCGCGATGTGGACGGACCTTTGTTTTAACCTGATTTTGTTGTTGATGTCGGATTATGTTTTTATTCTTGCCGCATCGAACGTTGGCTACATTATTTTTAATTTTTTGAATTTGAATGCGGGATGGATTCATCGGATTGATCGGCCGAAGTGGGATCGGCCTTATAAGGCGCCGACCATTCTGCTGTTGATGGGGGCTTTGTTGGGTTTTGTTAATTTGGCGATGATGGGGATGGGGGCGGATATTTGGGGTGAAGGTACGTTGAAGACTGGTTTGTTATTCGCTACGTTGATTATTCCGGTGTTTATGTTTCGACATTTTGTGCAGGATAAAGGGGTCTTTCCGCAGGCTATGTTGGAGGATATGGATCTGGGAGTGGATGGCAAGGGTCGATCCAGCAACGCTGGGATACTTCCTTACGTTGCACTAGCTGCTGGGGTGGCAATTGTTTATTTCTTTCATGGTTTGTGA
- a CDS encoding dihydroneopterin aldolase, which translates to MDTRVISWTIEVADINTQLRVGIWDHEREFQPIRINLSLRAIAPAFPDTIEDCLNYQPICRWITEEWPKQPHTPLLETKMRELMTFVFNFDARVEWVDLAISKPTAISEAYGVGIRMALSRADFEVAFRQSVVAPSVVRHLNNAVLSL; encoded by the coding sequence ATGGACACACGCGTTATTTCCTGGACTATTGAGGTTGCTGATATTAATACGCAGTTGCGTGTCGGCATTTGGGATCATGAACGTGAATTTCAGCCGATAAGGATCAATCTTTCGTTACGGGCGATAGCGCCTGCATTTCCAGATACGATTGAGGATTGTTTGAATTATCAGCCGATTTGTCGATGGATAACGGAGGAGTGGCCGAAGCAGCCACATACGCCGTTGTTGGAGACGAAGATGCGGGAATTGATGACGTTTGTTTTTAATTTCGATGCGCGGGTGGAGTGGGTTGATCTTGCTATTTCAAAACCGACTGCGATTTCGGAGGCTTATGGGGTGGGGATTCGGATGGCGTTATCTCGGGCTGATTTTGAGGTGGCGTTCAGGCAGAGTGTGGTTGCGCCATCCGTTGTACGACATTTGAATAATGCGGTGTTATCCCTTTGA
- the purU gene encoding formyltetrahydrofolate deformylase codes for MAVDPKQNIPSEKNQVGEKVSRRYTLSLSCPDQLGIVAAVSTFVASTGGWIIEASHHADEINKRFFMRQEILADSIPYGIDEFRSRFSSIARDFGMDWRIADSAKKKRVVLLVSKQEHCLYDLLARWQSKELDIDIPCVISNHETFRGLVEWHGIPFHHVPVTATNKTEAYAEVARLYDEVQGDVMVLARYMQVLSPELCARYHGQIINIHHSFLPSFIGAKPYHQAFEKGVKLIGATCHYVTEELDQGQIIEQDVNRIDHSDKVEDLVRYGKDIEKAVLARGLRYHLEDRVLVHGKKTVVFK; via the coding sequence ATGGCGGTTGATCCAAAGCAGAATATTCCATCTGAAAAAAATCAGGTCGGCGAAAAAGTGTCGCGCCGCTACACGCTATCGTTATCATGCCCGGATCAACTCGGGATTGTGGCGGCAGTGAGTACTTTTGTTGCCAGCACTGGCGGCTGGATTATCGAAGCAAGTCATCACGCTGATGAAATCAACAAGCGATTTTTTATGCGGCAGGAAATTCTGGCCGATTCAATTCCTTACGGCATCGACGAATTTCGTTCACGGTTTTCTTCCATCGCCCGCGATTTTGGGATGGATTGGCGGATTGCTGATTCGGCTAAAAAGAAGCGCGTCGTCCTGCTGGTTTCCAAGCAAGAGCACTGTCTTTACGATTTGTTGGCGCGTTGGCAATCGAAGGAATTGGATATTGATATTCCCTGCGTAATTTCGAATCATGAGACGTTCAGAGGATTGGTCGAATGGCACGGAATTCCTTTTCATCACGTGCCGGTAACGGCTACGAATAAGACTGAGGCTTATGCTGAGGTTGCGCGTTTGTATGATGAAGTACAAGGCGATGTGATGGTGTTGGCGCGCTACATGCAGGTATTAAGTCCAGAATTGTGCGCCCGCTATCATGGCCAGATCATTAATATTCACCACTCTTTTTTGCCGAGCTTTATTGGCGCAAAACCTTATCATCAAGCGTTTGAAAAAGGCGTCAAATTGATCGGTGCAACCTGTCATTACGTTACCGAAGAGTTGGATCAGGGTCAGATCATTGAGCAAGATGTCAACCGCATCGATCATTCCGACAAGGTCGAGGATTTGGTACGTTATGGTAAAGATATTGAGAAGGCTGTGTTAGCCCGAGGTCTGCGTTATCACCTGGAAGATCGGGTGTTGGTGCATGGTAAAAAGACGGTTGTCTTTAAATAG
- the folD gene encoding bifunctional methylenetetrahydrofolate dehydrogenase/methenyltetrahydrofolate cyclohydrolase FolD, which yields MVAKIIDGKALARVVRGECKIRADKLIAAGCHPGLAVLVVGSDPASRVYVNNKVRACTEVGVESTLLEFPADVSEEEVLMKIKALNTDPAVHGILVQLPLPEHISVRKVLETISHEKDVDGFHLYNVGSLVLGNSVFPPCTPYGVQKLLESEGIDVRGQNVVVVGASNIVGKPMALMLMQQEATVAICHARTRDLAQFTILADILVVAAGKPGLIVPQMVKAGAVVIDVGINRMPDGSIVGDVDFEGVKKKASYITPVPGGVGPMTVTMLIVNTLESAERVLEAGRHISSIN from the coding sequence ATGGTTGCGAAAATTATCGACGGCAAAGCGCTCGCGCGCGTTGTCAGGGGCGAGTGCAAGATACGTGCAGACAAATTGATCGCAGCCGGATGTCATCCGGGGTTGGCGGTATTAGTGGTGGGGAGTGATCCCGCGTCGCGGGTCTATGTCAACAATAAAGTACGGGCTTGTACCGAAGTCGGGGTGGAATCCACGCTGTTGGAATTTCCCGCTGATGTGAGTGAAGAAGAGGTCTTGATGAAAATCAAAGCCCTCAATACCGATCCCGCTGTGCACGGCATTTTGGTACAACTGCCGCTGCCGGAACATATTTCAGTACGCAAAGTGCTGGAAACCATCTCTCACGAAAAAGATGTAGACGGCTTTCATCTCTATAACGTCGGCAGCCTGGTATTAGGTAATTCGGTTTTCCCTCCATGCACGCCCTACGGTGTACAAAAATTGCTAGAGTCCGAAGGCATTGACGTGCGCGGGCAGAATGTCGTTGTAGTCGGTGCCAGCAATATCGTCGGCAAACCGATGGCGCTGATGCTGATGCAGCAGGAAGCGACAGTGGCGATTTGCCATGCGCGCACCCGTGACTTGGCGCAATTTACGATTCTGGCAGACATCTTGGTGGTCGCCGCAGGCAAGCCCGGATTGATCGTACCGCAGATGGTCAAAGCGGGCGCTGTGGTGATCGACGTCGGTATTAATCGTATGCCGGACGGCAGCATTGTCGGTGACGTGGATTTTGAAGGTGTAAAAAAGAAAGCCTCTTACATAACCCCTGTCCCTGGGGGCGTCGGGCCGATGACGGTAACGATGTTGATCGTCAATACGTTGGAATCGGCAGAGCGCGTGCTGGAAGCAGGGCGACATATCAGCAGCATTAATTGA
- a CDS encoding electron transfer flavoprotein subunit alpha/FixB family protein, with product MKTILVVAEHRRNILSPVSLELIAAAQSLRQAADDKVIVALIGSEVDAYVKAVSAKGVDEVVTVKTPVVEFDPEFYQATVSALIAAKSPSIVLLPHSVDSLGYAATVAAKGRFGFATDVFKVAYDGDDLVATRGGYNQKVNVEVDFPGRDCIVLALRPSVFKPGEETGAPTVSSFDAPALTSRTKNLNFVEQGGGNDVDITTVEFIMSIGRGIADENNVEQFTELAEIAGATLCCSRPIADAGWLPKSRQVGQSGKVVGACKLYVAMGISGSIQHMAGMKHVPTIVGVNTDPNASIFTIAKYGIVGDIFEIGEELRNQLA from the coding sequence ATGAAAACCATTTTGGTAGTTGCCGAACATCGCCGTAACATATTAAGCCCTGTCTCACTAGAACTGATCGCCGCGGCGCAAAGTCTGCGGCAAGCCGCTGACGATAAAGTGATCGTCGCGTTGATCGGCAGTGAAGTCGATGCTTACGTCAAAGCAGTCTCCGCAAAAGGTGTCGATGAAGTTGTCACCGTTAAAACGCCTGTTGTTGAATTTGATCCTGAGTTTTACCAGGCCACGGTCAGCGCATTGATCGCTGCGAAATCGCCATCGATAGTATTGCTGCCGCATTCAGTCGATTCGCTGGGTTACGCCGCCACGGTTGCGGCAAAAGGCCGTTTTGGCTTCGCCACAGATGTTTTCAAAGTCGCTTATGACGGTGATGATCTGGTTGCCACGCGTGGTGGCTATAACCAGAAAGTCAACGTAGAAGTCGACTTCCCCGGCAGAGATTGCATCGTGCTGGCGTTGCGTCCTAGCGTATTCAAACCGGGTGAAGAAACCGGCGCGCCAACTGTCAGTAGCTTCGATGCCCCGGCGCTGACATCACGCACCAAGAACCTGAACTTCGTTGAGCAGGGCGGTGGCAATGATGTCGACATCACTACAGTCGAATTCATCATGTCCATCGGTCGCGGTATCGCAGATGAAAATAACGTTGAACAGTTCACCGAACTGGCAGAAATCGCTGGCGCGACGTTGTGTTGTTCCCGACCAATCGCGGATGCCGGATGGTTGCCAAAATCTCGTCAGGTCGGCCAGTCCGGCAAAGTTGTGGGAGCTTGCAAACTGTATGTGGCAATGGGTATTTCTGGCTCGATCCAGCACATGGCGGGGATGAAACATGTACCGACCATTGTGGGCGTCAATACCGATCCTAATGCATCGATTTTCACTATTGCAAAATATGGCATCGTCGGCGATATTTTTGAAATCGGGGAAGAATTGCGCAACCAGTTAGCGTAA